From the genome of Crocosphaera sp. UHCC 0190:
GAAGAATTTTGGAAATATCCGGTTAGAGGGTTTAGTTATCGGGGAATTGAACGCATTTATCCCGCAAGTATTGTTAAACTCTTTTATTTAGTAGCCATTCATGAATGGTTAGAACGAGAAATGATTCCTGAGTCGGCAGAATTAAGCCGTGGAATTCGGGATATGATTATAGATTCTAGTAATGATGCCACAAGTTTAGTTGTTGATGTTTTAACGGGAACAACTAGCGGGCCAGAATTACCTCAAGGGCCTTTTGAAACCTGGCAAAATCAACGTAATATTGTGAATCGTTATTTTAGTGGTTTAGGTTGGGAAGAATTAAACAATATTAATGTGAATCAAAAGACTTGGTGTGATGGCCCCTATGGGAGAGAACGAATATTTTTGGGAGAAATGATGGAAAATCGTAATATGTTGACTACTAATTCAGTAGGGAGATTATTACATAGTATTATTGGGGGAATTGCTGTTTCTTCCCAGCGATCACAAGAGATGATGGCTTTATTAAAACGTAGTCTTACCCCAATGGATATTAGTCCAGAAGAAGAAGATCAAGTCACAGGTTTTATCGGTGAAAGTTTAC
Proteins encoded in this window:
- a CDS encoding serine hydrolase, with the protein product MTFFHQDDTLQHLGTQILETTWAEFPELARDQLALTWIVYDPPVMVNTGGAISAEEFWKYPVRGFSYRGIERIYPASIVKLFYLVAIHEWLEREMIPESAELSRGIRDMIIDSSNDATSLVVDVLTGTTSGPELPQGPFETWQNQRNIVNRYFSGLGWEELNNINVNQKTWCDGPYGRERIFLGEMMENRNMLTTNSVGRLLHSIIGGIAVSSQRSQEMMALLKRSLTPMDISPEEEDQVTGFIGESLPSDAEFWSKAGWTTQVRHDAAYIEIPEQKPYLLVVFTEGKHNSNNQAIIPFISQTVVKSIQQLEK